In a genomic window of Oncorhynchus masou masou isolate Uvic2021 chromosome 4, UVic_Omas_1.1, whole genome shotgun sequence:
- the kif16ba gene encoding kinesin-like protein KIF16B isoform X6 — translation MASVRVAVRLRPMNRREKDLTAKNIIEMKGDKTTITNLKIPDGITGDSMRESKKTFTYDFSYDSADSKSNTFISQEKVFKDLGSDVLKAAFQGYNACIFAYGQTGSGKSYTMMGNPGDAGLIPRICEGLFSRIAGMTRWDEASFRTEVSYLEIYNERVRDLLRRKSTQTYNLRVREHPKDGPYVEDLSKHLVQNYHDVEELMEAGNINRTTAATGMNDTSSRSHAIFTINFTQAKFDAEMPCETISKIHLVDLAGSERADATGATGVRLKEGGNINKSLVTLGNVISALADLSQDRVNTNLKKKQVFVPYRDSVLTWLLKDSLGGNSKTIMIATISPADVNYGETLSTLRYANRAKNIINKPTINEDCNVKLIRELRAEIARLKALLVQGNQIALLDSPTALSMEEKLHQNEARVLELTKEWTNKWNETQNILKEETLALRKEGIGVVLDSELPHLIGIDDDLLSTGIILYHLKEGRTNVGRDDASTVQDIVLHGLDLESEHCMFANQTGTVTLVPLNGAQCSVNGVQVTEASPLNQGAVILLGRTNMFRFNHPKEAAKLREKRKSGLLTSFSLSMTDLNKSCENLSTVMLYNPGLFTEKGPIYLRLEFERQQREELEKLEHKRRLIKEMEDRQKCEKAELERLQQEVESQRKESEQVQQRIRRQEETLRCRSQDIESRLRDLLAEKQRFEEERHRETKELELHRRQRRKQQEEREDEKTQDEEAQRHSEAAERAEQAEIFRELERLKREHEEQGVRLEAERRRLEEREMEQLGLVGRLEEQLRERHEAAAALLTREDTRRLEEGRRALAEIRSALLRAKEASGRSDCDGIGEEAGRAAQVRYTDFKAAQVEELGQLEEGLRQQKECLEKEVASERAALAVLVHAHKERQRQLRETQEKGAQDSSELSQEEQRMQQAEQRLLFKEHRLSSLTDSLLPAVAEERQRAEELLKLGSSSGAGSISNISLGLDNTLYQVEKELEEKEERLTSHCASAEQLQQLQETYEFTANVARQEKKVRCKEKEILESREKQQRESLEQAVARLERRHSALRRSVSLDPESVESRHKASVLGPARELDQERVDREIQKLKQKISKTEGSGRSHTGSGDEKTSLSTPPVSPIQSLPPVLPITDDGINAYIEEEVKRRLQKLNLFNGDKNIELSLSSESLQEDKEVNESSSVRLTDAGDDKLQNLVNPRKLKYEHRFVSVPLGTNSDCLKDPVKISIPRYVLRGQGKDEHFEFEIKITVMDETWTVFRRYSRFREMHKTLKMKFPELAGLEFPPKKLFGNRDERMVAERQSHLEKYLKNFFRVMMSPSSGSPLRTDSDSEGGLQLSKHTICDFSPFFKKGVFDYSSHGTG, via the exons ATGGCATCGGTGCGGGTGGCTGTCCGGCTCAGGCCTATGAACAGACG GGAGAAGGACTTGACTGCCAAAAACATAATTGAAATGAAAGGGGACAAGACCACCATTACAAACTTGAAG ATACCAGATGGCATTACCGGGGATTCGATGAGGGAGAGTAAAAAGACCTTCACCTATGACTTCTCCTATGACTCCGCTGACAGTAAAAGCAACACCTTTATCTCTCAGGAAAag GTGTTCAAAGACTTGGGCTCAGACGTTCTCAAGGCTGCATTCCAAGGCTACAATGCCTGCATCTTTGCCTATGGGCAGACCGGCTCGGGGAAGTCCTACACCATGATGGGAAATCCA GGAGATGCTGGTCTCATTCCACGGATATGTGAGGGTCTGTTCAGTCGGATTGCTGGGATGACTCGTTGGGATGAGGCCTCCTTCCGCACCGAGGTCAG CTACCTGGAGATCTACAATGAACGTGTCAGGGACCTGCTCAGGAGGAAGTCCACCCAAACCTACAACCTGAGGGTGAGGGAGCACCCAAAAGATGGACCCTACGTGGAAG ACCTGTCCAAACACCTGGTGCAGAACTACCACGACGTGGAGGAGCTGATGGAGGCGGGCAACATCAACCGTACCACGGCCGCCACGGGCATGAACGACACCAGCAGCCGCTCGCACGCCATCTTCACCATCAACTTCACCCAG GCTAAGTTTGATGCGGAGATGCCCTGCGAGACGATCAGTAAAATCCACCTGGTGGACTTGGCGGGCAGCGAGAGAGCGGACGCCACCGGTGCCACTGGAGTCCGGCTCAAGGAGGGCGGCAACATCAACAAGTCACTGGTCACCCTGGGCAATGTCATCTCCGCTTTAG CGGACCTGAGCCAGGACAGAGTGAACACCAACCTGAAGAAGAAGCAGGTGTTTGTGCCTTACAGAGACTCTGTGCTAACGTGGCTCCTCAAGGACAGCCTGGGAGGCAACTCCAAGACCATCATGATCGCTA CCATTTCACCTGCTGACGTCAACTACGGCGAGACGCTGAGCACTCTGCGCTACGCCAACCGTGCCAAGAACATCATCAACAAGCCCACGATCAACGAGGACTGCAACGTCAAGCTCATCCGAGAGCTCAGGGCCGAAATTGCCCGACTGAAGGCCCTTCTGGTCCAGGGAAACCAG ATTGCACTTCTTGACTCACCCACCGCTCTGAGCATGGAGGAGAAACTACACCAGAACGAAGCCCGA GTGTTGGAGCTAACCAAGGAGTGGACTAACAAGTGGAATGAAACTCAGAACATTCTCAAG GAAGAAACCCTTGCCCTGAGGAAAGAGGGAATCGGTGTTGTCCTCGATTCGGAGTTGCCTCATCTAATTGGTATCGACGACGACCTCCTAAGTACTGGCATCATCCTCTACCATCTAAAG GAGGGCAGGACGAATGTTGGTCGAGACGATGCGTCGACTGTTCAGGACATTG ttctcCATGGGCTGGACCTAGAGAGTGAACACTGCATGTTTGCGAACCAGACCGGCACCGTCACACTGGTTCCACTCAATGGGGCCCAGTGCTCCGTGAATGGAGTGCAAGTGACAGAAGCCTCCCCACTAAACCAAG GTGCTGTTATCCTTCTGGGGAGAACCAACATGTTCCGTTTCAACCACCCTAAAGAGGCAGCTAAACTAAGGGAAAAGAGGAAG AGTGGACTGCTCACTTCCTTTAGTCTGTCCATGACCGATCTCAACAAATCATGTGAGAACCTCTCCACAGTAATGCTCTACAACCCAGG TCTCTTCACTGAAAAGGGGCCTATCTATCTCAG GTTGGAATTTGAGAGACAGCAACGGGAAGAGCTGGAGAAGCTGGAACACAAAAG GAGGCTTATTAAGGAGATGGAAGACAGGCAGAAGTGTGAGAAGGCGGAGCTGGAGCGCCTGCAACAGGAGGTGGAGTCCCAGCGCAAGGAGTCGGAGCAGGTGCAGCAGCGCATCCGCCGCCAGGAGGAGACCCTCCGCTGCCGCAGCCAGGACATCGAGAGCCGCCTGCGCGACCTCCTGGCTGAGAAGCAGCGCTTTGAGGAGGAGCGCCACCGTGAGACCAAGGAGCTGGAGCTACACAGGCGCCAGCGGCGAAAGCAGCAGGAGGAGCGCGAGGATGAGAAGACGCAGGACGAGGAGGCGCAACGCCATAGCGAGGCGGCAGAGCGTGCCGAGCAGGCGGAGATCTTCCGCGAGCTGGAGCGGCTGAAGCGGGAGCATGAGGAGCAGGGGGTGCGGCTGGAGGCAGAGAGGCGGAGGCTGGAGGAGCGCGAGATGGAGCAGCTAGGCCTGGTGGGGCGCCTAGAAGAGCAGCTGAGGGAGCGCCACGAAGCGGCAGCTGCCCTGCTGACCCGCGAGGACACCCGGCGCCTGGAAGAGGGGCGACGTGCCTTGGCCGAGATCCGCTCCGCCCTGCTCCGCGCCAAGGAGGCCAGCGGGCGCTCCGACTGCGACGGAATAGGCGAGGAGGCCGGGCGCGCCGCCCAGGTCCGTTACACGGACTTCAAGGCAGCGCAGGTGGAGGAGCTGGGTCAGTTGGAGGAGGGTCTCCGGCAGCAGAAGGAGTGCCTGGAGAAGGAGGTGGCGTCAGAGCGCGCAGCCCTGGCCGTCCTGGTCCACGCCCACAAGGAGCGGCAGCGACAGCTGCGAGAGACCCAGGAGAAGGGGGCACAGGACTCCTCAGAACTCTCCCAGGAGGAGCAGCGGATGCAACAGGCCGAGCAGCGCCTCCTCTTCAAAGAGCACCGGCTAAGCAGCCTAACCGACAGCCTCCTGCCAGcggtggctgaggaaaggcagaGGGCGGAGGAGCTGCTGAAACTCGGAAGCTCCTCTGGCGCTGGCAGCATTTCGAACATCTCCCTGGGACTAGACAACACCCTGTACCAGGTGGAAAAGGAACTTGAGGAGAAGGAGGAGCGCCTTACCTCACACTGCGCCAGCGCCGAGCAGCTTCAGCAGCTGCAGGAGACGTACGAGTTCACGGCCAATGTGGCGCGCCAGGAGAAGAAAGTGCGGTGCAAGGAAAAGGAGATCCTGGAGTCACGGGAGAAGCAGCAGCGTGAGTCCCTGGAGCAGGCAGTGGCGCGCCTGGAGAGAAGGCACTCGGCGCTGAGGCGCAGTGTCTCACTGGACCCAGAGAGTGTGGAATCCAGGCACAAGGCCTCCGTTCTGGGGCCCGCGCGGGAACTCGACCAAGAGAG GGTGGACCGGGAGATCCAGAAGCTGAAACAGAAGATCAGTAAAACTGAGGGAAGTGGAAGGAGTCACACTGGGAGCGGCGATGAAAAGACGAGTCTcagcaccccccctgtcagcccaATCCAGAGCCTACCCCCAGTGCTGCCGATCACAGATGAcgg GATAAATGCATACATTGAGGAGGAGGTTAAGAGAAGGTTACAGAAGCTGAACCTCTTCAATGGTGACAAAAACATTGAGCTCTCGCTTTCATCTGAATCTCTGCAG GAGGACAAAGAAGTTAATGAATCTAGCTCCGTTAGATTAACAGATGCG ggtgatGACAAGCTGCAAAACCTTGTCAACCCTAGGAAATTGAAATATGAG CATCGatttgtctctgtccctcttgGGACCAACTCCGACTGCCTAAAGGACCCTGTTAAAATTAGCATTCCTCGCTACGTTCTCAGAGGGCAAGGGAAAGATGAGCACTTTGAGTTTGAAATCAAG ATCACTGTAATGGATGAAACGTGGACAGTCTTCAGGAGATACAGCCGCTTCCGGGAAATGCACAAAACTCTCAAGATGAAATTCCCCGAG CTTGCAGGTTTAGAATTCCCTCCCAAAAAACTCTTTGGAAACCGAGACGAGAGAATGGTTGCTGAGCGGCAGAGTCACTTGGAG AAATATCTGAAAAACTTCTTCAGGGTTATGATGTCGCCCTCCTCGGGCTCTCCACTCCGCACTGATTCAGACTCTGAGGGTGGTCTGCAGCTGTCCAAGCACACCATCTGTGACTTCTCCCCGTTCTTTAAGAAGGGCGTCTTTGACTACAGCAGCCACGGAACTGGTTGA
- the kif16ba gene encoding kinesin-like protein KIF16B isoform X5 has product MASVRVAVRLRPMNRREKDLTAKNIIEMKGDKTTITNLKIPDGITGDSMRESKKTFTYDFSYDSADSKSNTFISQEKVFKDLGSDVLKAAFQGYNACIFAYGQTGSGKSYTMMGNPGDAGLIPRICEGLFSRIAGMTRWDEASFRTEVSYLEIYNERVRDLLRRKSTQTYNLRVREHPKDGPYVEDLSKHLVQNYHDVEELMEAGNINRTTAATGMNDTSSRSHAIFTINFTQAKFDAEMPCETISKIHLVDLAGSERADATGATGVRLKEGGNINKSLVTLGNVISALADLSQDRVNTNLKKKQVFVPYRDSVLTWLLKDSLGGNSKTIMIATISPADVNYGETLSTLRYANRAKNIINKPTINEDCNVKLIRELRAEIARLKALLVQGNQIALLDSPTALSMEEKLHQNEARVLELTKEWTNKWNETQNILKEETLALRKEGIGVVLDSELPHLIGIDDDLLSTGIILYHLKEGRTNVGRDDASTVQDIVLHGLDLESEHCMFANQTGTVTLVPLNGAQCSVNGVQVTEASPLNQGAVILLGRTNMFRFNHPKEAAKLREKRKSGLLTSFSLSMTDLNKSCENLSTVMLYNPGLFTEKGPIYLRLEFERQQREELEKLEHKRRLIKEMEDRQKCEKAELERLQQEVESQRKESEQVQQRIRRQEETLRCRSQDIESRLRDLLAEKQRFEEERHRETKELELHRRQRRKQQEEREDEKTQDEEAQRHSEAAERAEQAEIFRELERLKREHEEQGVRLEAERRRLEEREMEQLGLVGRLEEQLRERHEAAAALLTREDTRRLEEGRRALAEIRSALLRAKEASGRSDCDGIGEEAGRAAQVRYTDFKAAQVEELGQLEEGLRQQKECLEKEVASERAALAVLVHAHKERQRQLRETQEKGAQDSSELSQEEQRMQQAEQRLLFKEHRLSSLTDSLLPAVAEERQRAEELLKLGSSSGAGSISNISLGLDNTLYQVEKELEEKEERLTSHCASAEQLQQLQETYEFTANVARQEKKVRCKEKEILESREKQQRESLEQAVARLERRHSALRRSVSLDPESVESRHKASVLGPARELDQERVDREIQKLKQKISKTEGSGRSHTGSGDEKTSLSTPPVSPIQSLPPVLPITDDGINAYIEEEVKRRLQKLNLFNGDKNIELSLSSESLQEDKEVNESSSVRLTDAVSPGPRHRGDDKLQNLVNPRKLKYEHRFVSVPLGTNSDCLKDPVKISIPRYVLRGQGKDEHFEFEIKITVMDETWTVFRRYSRFREMHKTLKMKFPELAGLEFPPKKLFGNRDERMVAERQSHLEKYLKNFFRVMMSPSSGSPLRTDSDSEGGLQLSKHTICDFSPFFKKGVFDYSSHGTG; this is encoded by the exons ATGGCATCGGTGCGGGTGGCTGTCCGGCTCAGGCCTATGAACAGACG GGAGAAGGACTTGACTGCCAAAAACATAATTGAAATGAAAGGGGACAAGACCACCATTACAAACTTGAAG ATACCAGATGGCATTACCGGGGATTCGATGAGGGAGAGTAAAAAGACCTTCACCTATGACTTCTCCTATGACTCCGCTGACAGTAAAAGCAACACCTTTATCTCTCAGGAAAag GTGTTCAAAGACTTGGGCTCAGACGTTCTCAAGGCTGCATTCCAAGGCTACAATGCCTGCATCTTTGCCTATGGGCAGACCGGCTCGGGGAAGTCCTACACCATGATGGGAAATCCA GGAGATGCTGGTCTCATTCCACGGATATGTGAGGGTCTGTTCAGTCGGATTGCTGGGATGACTCGTTGGGATGAGGCCTCCTTCCGCACCGAGGTCAG CTACCTGGAGATCTACAATGAACGTGTCAGGGACCTGCTCAGGAGGAAGTCCACCCAAACCTACAACCTGAGGGTGAGGGAGCACCCAAAAGATGGACCCTACGTGGAAG ACCTGTCCAAACACCTGGTGCAGAACTACCACGACGTGGAGGAGCTGATGGAGGCGGGCAACATCAACCGTACCACGGCCGCCACGGGCATGAACGACACCAGCAGCCGCTCGCACGCCATCTTCACCATCAACTTCACCCAG GCTAAGTTTGATGCGGAGATGCCCTGCGAGACGATCAGTAAAATCCACCTGGTGGACTTGGCGGGCAGCGAGAGAGCGGACGCCACCGGTGCCACTGGAGTCCGGCTCAAGGAGGGCGGCAACATCAACAAGTCACTGGTCACCCTGGGCAATGTCATCTCCGCTTTAG CGGACCTGAGCCAGGACAGAGTGAACACCAACCTGAAGAAGAAGCAGGTGTTTGTGCCTTACAGAGACTCTGTGCTAACGTGGCTCCTCAAGGACAGCCTGGGAGGCAACTCCAAGACCATCATGATCGCTA CCATTTCACCTGCTGACGTCAACTACGGCGAGACGCTGAGCACTCTGCGCTACGCCAACCGTGCCAAGAACATCATCAACAAGCCCACGATCAACGAGGACTGCAACGTCAAGCTCATCCGAGAGCTCAGGGCCGAAATTGCCCGACTGAAGGCCCTTCTGGTCCAGGGAAACCAG ATTGCACTTCTTGACTCACCCACCGCTCTGAGCATGGAGGAGAAACTACACCAGAACGAAGCCCGA GTGTTGGAGCTAACCAAGGAGTGGACTAACAAGTGGAATGAAACTCAGAACATTCTCAAG GAAGAAACCCTTGCCCTGAGGAAAGAGGGAATCGGTGTTGTCCTCGATTCGGAGTTGCCTCATCTAATTGGTATCGACGACGACCTCCTAAGTACTGGCATCATCCTCTACCATCTAAAG GAGGGCAGGACGAATGTTGGTCGAGACGATGCGTCGACTGTTCAGGACATTG ttctcCATGGGCTGGACCTAGAGAGTGAACACTGCATGTTTGCGAACCAGACCGGCACCGTCACACTGGTTCCACTCAATGGGGCCCAGTGCTCCGTGAATGGAGTGCAAGTGACAGAAGCCTCCCCACTAAACCAAG GTGCTGTTATCCTTCTGGGGAGAACCAACATGTTCCGTTTCAACCACCCTAAAGAGGCAGCTAAACTAAGGGAAAAGAGGAAG AGTGGACTGCTCACTTCCTTTAGTCTGTCCATGACCGATCTCAACAAATCATGTGAGAACCTCTCCACAGTAATGCTCTACAACCCAGG TCTCTTCACTGAAAAGGGGCCTATCTATCTCAG GTTGGAATTTGAGAGACAGCAACGGGAAGAGCTGGAGAAGCTGGAACACAAAAG GAGGCTTATTAAGGAGATGGAAGACAGGCAGAAGTGTGAGAAGGCGGAGCTGGAGCGCCTGCAACAGGAGGTGGAGTCCCAGCGCAAGGAGTCGGAGCAGGTGCAGCAGCGCATCCGCCGCCAGGAGGAGACCCTCCGCTGCCGCAGCCAGGACATCGAGAGCCGCCTGCGCGACCTCCTGGCTGAGAAGCAGCGCTTTGAGGAGGAGCGCCACCGTGAGACCAAGGAGCTGGAGCTACACAGGCGCCAGCGGCGAAAGCAGCAGGAGGAGCGCGAGGATGAGAAGACGCAGGACGAGGAGGCGCAACGCCATAGCGAGGCGGCAGAGCGTGCCGAGCAGGCGGAGATCTTCCGCGAGCTGGAGCGGCTGAAGCGGGAGCATGAGGAGCAGGGGGTGCGGCTGGAGGCAGAGAGGCGGAGGCTGGAGGAGCGCGAGATGGAGCAGCTAGGCCTGGTGGGGCGCCTAGAAGAGCAGCTGAGGGAGCGCCACGAAGCGGCAGCTGCCCTGCTGACCCGCGAGGACACCCGGCGCCTGGAAGAGGGGCGACGTGCCTTGGCCGAGATCCGCTCCGCCCTGCTCCGCGCCAAGGAGGCCAGCGGGCGCTCCGACTGCGACGGAATAGGCGAGGAGGCCGGGCGCGCCGCCCAGGTCCGTTACACGGACTTCAAGGCAGCGCAGGTGGAGGAGCTGGGTCAGTTGGAGGAGGGTCTCCGGCAGCAGAAGGAGTGCCTGGAGAAGGAGGTGGCGTCAGAGCGCGCAGCCCTGGCCGTCCTGGTCCACGCCCACAAGGAGCGGCAGCGACAGCTGCGAGAGACCCAGGAGAAGGGGGCACAGGACTCCTCAGAACTCTCCCAGGAGGAGCAGCGGATGCAACAGGCCGAGCAGCGCCTCCTCTTCAAAGAGCACCGGCTAAGCAGCCTAACCGACAGCCTCCTGCCAGcggtggctgaggaaaggcagaGGGCGGAGGAGCTGCTGAAACTCGGAAGCTCCTCTGGCGCTGGCAGCATTTCGAACATCTCCCTGGGACTAGACAACACCCTGTACCAGGTGGAAAAGGAACTTGAGGAGAAGGAGGAGCGCCTTACCTCACACTGCGCCAGCGCCGAGCAGCTTCAGCAGCTGCAGGAGACGTACGAGTTCACGGCCAATGTGGCGCGCCAGGAGAAGAAAGTGCGGTGCAAGGAAAAGGAGATCCTGGAGTCACGGGAGAAGCAGCAGCGTGAGTCCCTGGAGCAGGCAGTGGCGCGCCTGGAGAGAAGGCACTCGGCGCTGAGGCGCAGTGTCTCACTGGACCCAGAGAGTGTGGAATCCAGGCACAAGGCCTCCGTTCTGGGGCCCGCGCGGGAACTCGACCAAGAGAG GGTGGACCGGGAGATCCAGAAGCTGAAACAGAAGATCAGTAAAACTGAGGGAAGTGGAAGGAGTCACACTGGGAGCGGCGATGAAAAGACGAGTCTcagcaccccccctgtcagcccaATCCAGAGCCTACCCCCAGTGCTGCCGATCACAGATGAcgg GATAAATGCATACATTGAGGAGGAGGTTAAGAGAAGGTTACAGAAGCTGAACCTCTTCAATGGTGACAAAAACATTGAGCTCTCGCTTTCATCTGAATCTCTGCAG GAGGACAAAGAAGTTAATGAATCTAGCTCCGTTAGATTAACAGATGCGGTAAGCCCAGGTCCTCGACACAGG ggtgatGACAAGCTGCAAAACCTTGTCAACCCTAGGAAATTGAAATATGAG CATCGatttgtctctgtccctcttgGGACCAACTCCGACTGCCTAAAGGACCCTGTTAAAATTAGCATTCCTCGCTACGTTCTCAGAGGGCAAGGGAAAGATGAGCACTTTGAGTTTGAAATCAAG ATCACTGTAATGGATGAAACGTGGACAGTCTTCAGGAGATACAGCCGCTTCCGGGAAATGCACAAAACTCTCAAGATGAAATTCCCCGAG CTTGCAGGTTTAGAATTCCCTCCCAAAAAACTCTTTGGAAACCGAGACGAGAGAATGGTTGCTGAGCGGCAGAGTCACTTGGAG AAATATCTGAAAAACTTCTTCAGGGTTATGATGTCGCCCTCCTCGGGCTCTCCACTCCGCACTGATTCAGACTCTGAGGGTGGTCTGCAGCTGTCCAAGCACACCATCTGTGACTTCTCCCCGTTCTTTAAGAAGGGCGTCTTTGACTACAGCAGCCACGGAACTGGTTGA